The genomic region AGGAGGATCGAGATGATCCAGAACCGGACGACGACCTTCGTCTCATGCCATCCGACGAGCTCGAAGTGGTGGTGGATCGGCGCCATCTTGAGGACGCGTTTGCCCCGCCACTTGTAGCTCAGGACCTGGGCGACGACGCTCAGGGTCTCGATGACGAAGAGCCCCCCCACGATGACGAGCAGCAACTCACGCTTGACCAGGATCGCCATGGCTCCGAGCGATCCCCCCAGGGCCAGCGATCCGGTGTCCCCCATGAACACCTGCGCAGGGTGGGCGTTGAACCAGAGGAAGCCCAGGCAGGCCCCGAGGAAGGCGCCCGCGTAGACGGCGAGCTCTCCGCAACCCTCGAGATAGGGGATGTTGAGATAGCGGGCGAAGACCGCGTTGCCGCTGACATAGGCGATGATCCCGAGCGAGATCGCCGGAGGTATCACCATGCCCGTCGCGAGACCGTCGAGCCCGTCGGCGAAGTTGACGGCGTTCGAGGTCGCCGTGATGACCAGGATCACGAACGGCAGGTAGATGAGCCCCAGCTCGATGTAGCGCTCCTTGAGGAAGGGGATCGCGGTGCGCGTCGTCATCTCCCCGTAG from Candidatus Eisenbacteria bacterium harbors:
- a CDS encoding phospho-N-acetylmuramoyl-pentapeptide-transferase, whose amino-acid sequence is MLYELLYPLRDLFSAFNVFRYITFRAAYATITALLLSFVVGPYLIARLRRMRLEQVIREEGPAAHHGKRGTPTMGGILILSAIILPTLLWANLRSEAVWIMLLVTFGLGVLGFVDDYLRVVRGLPKGLLGRYKLAGQIVVGAVVGLIILAIQPYGEMTTRTAIPFLKERYIELGLIYLPFVILVITATSNAVNFADGLDGLATGMVIPPAISLGIIAYVSGNAVFARYLNIPYLEGCGELAVYAGAFLGACLGFLWFNAHPAQVFMGDTGSLALGGSLGAMAILVKRELLLVIVGGLFVIETLSVVAQVLSYKWRGKRVLKMAPIHHHFELVGWHETKVVVRFWIISILLAFLTLSTIKLQ